In Lates calcarifer isolate ASB-BC8 linkage group LG15, TLL_Latcal_v3, whole genome shotgun sequence, one genomic interval encodes:
- the cnot3a gene encoding CCR4-NOT transcription complex subunit 3a isoform X1, which yields MADKRKLQGEIDRCLKKVAEGVEQFEDIWQKLHNAANANQKEKYEADLKKEIKKLQRLRDQIKTWVASNEIKDKRQLVENRKLIETQMERFKVVERETKTKAYSKEGLGLAQKVDPAQREKEETGQWLTNTIDTLNMQVDQFESEVESLSVQTRKKKGDKEKQDRIDELKRLIERHRFHIRMLETILRMLDNDSVPVDAIQKIKDDVEYYIDSSQDPDFEENEFLYDDLDLEDIPAALVATSPSGQGNVEDEMYLHSSSTPTSTTSSSPIPPSPATCTAENSEDDKKRGRSTDSEVSQSPVKNGTPSLLSSFSSSTTSGSSSSSSLVSMASVVGGIPPVPTSSSLIGSFSSAVQQHQHQPAQQQQQSQPPNQPQQQQQQPPQTKPSVPSNNTPSPPSNPLLPASTAPSLLTPSTPSSSAPNSQSQPTSGPTPASSLGLGLGLGLSKGGMTGTSSANQMPGLGLGGHPTPLNTMAGLLSGSTPAPYAQAAASGGLGLSSTTQSSISVESSTSIPTSGSSGVTTNGAGTGLGLLGSSPAHSSLSGSILGLVPGQSVAPGASQVPPSSVSTTSGVVGMMGGNGGNVGVVGGVGVNAAPARPPSGLKQNGSTSYSAVVAESSTESALSTPSQSQSSQPSSLSSSTSQPMDNGPSLISSITLPPSSPSPSFSDSTPGGGSLLNGPHSYTQASEGLKAPEPLSSLKAMAERAALGQGLDGEIPNLHLTDRGRNDIFSGSSAAPGTPAAPQPSVSEVSIPPSLGVCPLGPTPLPKDQLYQQAMQESAWTHMPHPSDSERIRQYLMRNPCPTLPFHHQIPPHHSDSIEFYQRLSTETLFFIFYYLEGTKAQYLSAKALKKQSWRFHTKYMMWFQRHEEPKTITDEFEQGTYIYFDYEKWGQRKKEGFTFEYRYLEDRDLQ from the exons ATGGCTGACAAGAGAAAACTTCAAG GTGAGATCGACAGATGTTTGAAAAAAGTAGCTGAAGGTGTAGAACAGTTTGAAGACATTTGGCAAAAG CTCCACAATGCAGCCAACGCAAACCAGAAGGAAAAATATGAGGCTGACCTCaagaaagagattaaaaaacTACAG CGATTGAGAGATCAGATAAAAACATGGGTGGCCTCAAACGAGATCAAAGACAAAAGGCAGCTAGTTGAGAACCGCAAACTTATAGAGACG CAAATGGAGCGGTTCAAGGTGGTGGAAcgtgaaacaaaaacaaaagcctaCTCTAAAGAAGGCTTGGGGCTCGCTCAGAAAGTGGATCCAGCtcagagggaaaaggaggaaacGGGACAGTGGCTAACA AATACGATAGACACTCTAAATATGCAGGTGGATCAGTTTGAAAGTGAGGTGGAATCTCTCTCAGTTCAGACAAGAAAGAAGAAGGGTGATAAGGAG AAACAAGACCGTATTGATGAGCTCAAGCGGTTGATTGAGAGGCATCGATTCCACATTCGTATGTTGGAGACCATTTTACGAATGCTGGACAATGACTCTGTGCCGGTGGATGCGATCCAGAAGATCAAGGATGATGTTGAGTACTACATTGATTCGTCCCAAGACCCGGACTTTGAGGAGAACGAGTTCCTGTATGATGACTTGGACCTGGAAGACATCC CTGCAGCATTAGTTGCAACTTCTCCGTCAGGTCAGGGCAACGTGGAAGATGAGATGTATCTCCACTCCAGCAGCACTCCCActtccaccacctcctcctcacccatccctccatccccgGCCACTTGCACTGCT GAGAACTCAGAGGACGATAAGAAAAGGGGACGATCGACAGACAGTGAAGTTAGTCAG TCTCCTGTGAAGAACGGCACCCCATCCTTGCTatcttccttctcttcctccaccacctctgggtcctcctcatcctcctccctcgTGTCCATGGCGAGTGTTGTTGGAGGCATTCCTCCGGTCCCCACGAGCAGCAGTCTAATAGGAAGTttcagcagtgcagtgcagcaacatcagcatcaacctgcacaacagcagcaacaatcTCAGCCACCAAAccaaccacaacagcaacagcagcagccacctCAAACAAAACCTTCTGTCCCCTCAAACAACACCCCCAGCCCGCCCAGCAACCCCCTACTCCCAGCCTCCACtgccccctctctcctcacaccCAGCACACCCAGTTCATCGGCTCCCAACTCTCAGTCTCAGCCCACATCTGGGCCCACCCCAGCATCCAGTTTGGGACTCGGGCTGGGGCTGGGATTGAGCAAAGGTGGCATGACGGGGACTAGCAGTGCCAATCAAATGCCTGGTTTAGGCCTGGGTGGCCACCCCACTCCTCTTAACACAATGGCAGGGCTCCTTTCGGGCTCCACACCTGCCCCTTACGCTCAGGCAGCAGCATCAGGAGGCTTGGGTTTGAGCAGCACCACGCAGTCCAGCATTTCAGTGGAGAGCAGCACTTCCATCCCCACCTCTGGCTCCAGTGGAGTCACTACCAACGGGGCGGGGACAGGGCTCGGTTTACTAGGTTCCAGCCCGGCTCACAGTTCTCTGAGCGGGAGTATTCTGGGTCTGGTTCCTGGGCAAAGCGTGGCCCCCGGTGCCTCGCAGGTGCCCCCGAGTTCTGTGAGCACTACCTCTGGTGTAGTTGGCATGATGGGAGGAAATGGAGGGAACGTCGGCGTGGTTGGAGGAGTAGGGGTGAATGCTGCTCCTGCAAGACCACCGAGTGGACTGAAGCAAAATGGAAGCACAA GTTACAGTGCTGTAGTAGCAGAGAGCTCCACAGAATCAGCTCTAAGCACACCGAGCCAGTCACAAAGCAGCCAACCCTCATCTCTCAGTTCCTCAACCAGTCAGCC TATGGACAATGGTCCCAGTTTAATCAGCTCCATCACCCTGCCTCCCAGCTCTCCGTCCCCCTCATTCTCAGACAGCACACCTGGAGGAGGGAGTCTTCTCAACGGGCCCCACTCCTACACACAGGCATCTGAGGGCCTCAAG GCTCCTGAGCCTCTCAGTTCTCTGAAGGCGATGGCTGAGAGAGCAGCGCTGGGACAGGGCCTGGATGGAGAGATTCCAAACCTTCACCTGACAGACAGAGGTCGGAACG ACATCTTCTCTGGTTCATCTGCGGCGCCCGGCACACCTGCCGCCCCTCAGCCGTCCGTGTCGGAAGTCAGCATTCCCCCCTCGCTCGGGGTCTGTCCACTGGGCCCCACACCTCTCCCCAAAGACCAGCTGTACCAGCAGGCCATGCAGGAGTCCGCCTGGACACACATGCCACACCCCTCTGACTCTGAGAGGATCAG GCAATACTTGATGAGGAACCCGTGTCCCACCTTGCCCTTCCATCATCAAATACCACCGCACCACTCTGACTCCATAGAGTTTTACCAGAGACTGTCCACAGAAActctctttttcatcttctACTACCTGGAG GGCACCAAGGCTCAGTATTTGTCTGCCAAGGCTCTGAAGAAGCAGTCATGGAGGTTTCACACCAAGTACATGATGTGGTTCCAGAGGCACGAGGAGCCCAAGACGATCACTGACGAGTTTGAACAG GGCACTTACATTTACTTTGACTATGAGAAATGGGgccagaggaagaaggaggggtTCACCTTCGAGTACAGGTACCTCGAAGACAGAGACCTGCAGTGA
- the cnot3a gene encoding CCR4-NOT transcription complex subunit 3a isoform X3, with the protein MADKRKLQGEIDRCLKKVAEGVEQFEDIWQKLHNAANANQKEKYEADLKKEIKKLQRLRDQIKTWVASNEIKDKRQLVENRKLIETQMERFKVVERETKTKAYSKEGLGLAQKVDPAQREKEETGQWLTNTIDTLNMQVDQFESEVESLSVQTRKKKGDKEKQDRIDELKRLIERHRFHIRMLETILRMLDNDSVPVDAIQKIKDDVEYYIDSSQDPDFEENEFLYDDLDLEDIPAALVATSPSGQGNVEDEMYLHSSSTPTSTTSSSPIPPSPATCTASPVKNGTPSLLSSFSSSTTSGSSSSSSLVSMASVVGGIPPVPTSSSLIGSFSSAVQQHQHQPAQQQQQSQPPNQPQQQQQQPPQTKPSVPSNNTPSPPSNPLLPASTAPSLLTPSTPSSSAPNSQSQPTSGPTPASSLGLGLGLGLSKGGMTGTSSANQMPGLGLGGHPTPLNTMAGLLSGSTPAPYAQAAASGGLGLSSTTQSSISVESSTSIPTSGSSGVTTNGAGTGLGLLGSSPAHSSLSGSILGLVPGQSVAPGASQVPPSSVSTTSGVVGMMGGNGGNVGVVGGVGVNAAPARPPSGLKQNGSTSYSAVVAESSTESALSTPSQSQSSQPSSLSSSTSQPMDNGPSLISSITLPPSSPSPSFSDSTPGGGSLLNGPHSYTQASEGLKAPEPLSSLKAMAERAALGQGLDGEIPNLHLTDRGRNDIFSGSSAAPGTPAAPQPSVSEVSIPPSLGVCPLGPTPLPKDQLYQQAMQESAWTHMPHPSDSERIRQYLMRNPCPTLPFHHQIPPHHSDSIEFYQRLSTETLFFIFYYLEGTKAQYLSAKALKKQSWRFHTKYMMWFQRHEEPKTITDEFEQGTYIYFDYEKWGQRKKEGFTFEYRYLEDRDLQ; encoded by the exons ATGGCTGACAAGAGAAAACTTCAAG GTGAGATCGACAGATGTTTGAAAAAAGTAGCTGAAGGTGTAGAACAGTTTGAAGACATTTGGCAAAAG CTCCACAATGCAGCCAACGCAAACCAGAAGGAAAAATATGAGGCTGACCTCaagaaagagattaaaaaacTACAG CGATTGAGAGATCAGATAAAAACATGGGTGGCCTCAAACGAGATCAAAGACAAAAGGCAGCTAGTTGAGAACCGCAAACTTATAGAGACG CAAATGGAGCGGTTCAAGGTGGTGGAAcgtgaaacaaaaacaaaagcctaCTCTAAAGAAGGCTTGGGGCTCGCTCAGAAAGTGGATCCAGCtcagagggaaaaggaggaaacGGGACAGTGGCTAACA AATACGATAGACACTCTAAATATGCAGGTGGATCAGTTTGAAAGTGAGGTGGAATCTCTCTCAGTTCAGACAAGAAAGAAGAAGGGTGATAAGGAG AAACAAGACCGTATTGATGAGCTCAAGCGGTTGATTGAGAGGCATCGATTCCACATTCGTATGTTGGAGACCATTTTACGAATGCTGGACAATGACTCTGTGCCGGTGGATGCGATCCAGAAGATCAAGGATGATGTTGAGTACTACATTGATTCGTCCCAAGACCCGGACTTTGAGGAGAACGAGTTCCTGTATGATGACTTGGACCTGGAAGACATCC CTGCAGCATTAGTTGCAACTTCTCCGTCAGGTCAGGGCAACGTGGAAGATGAGATGTATCTCCACTCCAGCAGCACTCCCActtccaccacctcctcctcacccatccctccatccccgGCCACTTGCACTGCT TCTCCTGTGAAGAACGGCACCCCATCCTTGCTatcttccttctcttcctccaccacctctgggtcctcctcatcctcctccctcgTGTCCATGGCGAGTGTTGTTGGAGGCATTCCTCCGGTCCCCACGAGCAGCAGTCTAATAGGAAGTttcagcagtgcagtgcagcaacatcagcatcaacctgcacaacagcagcaacaatcTCAGCCACCAAAccaaccacaacagcaacagcagcagccacctCAAACAAAACCTTCTGTCCCCTCAAACAACACCCCCAGCCCGCCCAGCAACCCCCTACTCCCAGCCTCCACtgccccctctctcctcacaccCAGCACACCCAGTTCATCGGCTCCCAACTCTCAGTCTCAGCCCACATCTGGGCCCACCCCAGCATCCAGTTTGGGACTCGGGCTGGGGCTGGGATTGAGCAAAGGTGGCATGACGGGGACTAGCAGTGCCAATCAAATGCCTGGTTTAGGCCTGGGTGGCCACCCCACTCCTCTTAACACAATGGCAGGGCTCCTTTCGGGCTCCACACCTGCCCCTTACGCTCAGGCAGCAGCATCAGGAGGCTTGGGTTTGAGCAGCACCACGCAGTCCAGCATTTCAGTGGAGAGCAGCACTTCCATCCCCACCTCTGGCTCCAGTGGAGTCACTACCAACGGGGCGGGGACAGGGCTCGGTTTACTAGGTTCCAGCCCGGCTCACAGTTCTCTGAGCGGGAGTATTCTGGGTCTGGTTCCTGGGCAAAGCGTGGCCCCCGGTGCCTCGCAGGTGCCCCCGAGTTCTGTGAGCACTACCTCTGGTGTAGTTGGCATGATGGGAGGAAATGGAGGGAACGTCGGCGTGGTTGGAGGAGTAGGGGTGAATGCTGCTCCTGCAAGACCACCGAGTGGACTGAAGCAAAATGGAAGCACAA GTTACAGTGCTGTAGTAGCAGAGAGCTCCACAGAATCAGCTCTAAGCACACCGAGCCAGTCACAAAGCAGCCAACCCTCATCTCTCAGTTCCTCAACCAGTCAGCC TATGGACAATGGTCCCAGTTTAATCAGCTCCATCACCCTGCCTCCCAGCTCTCCGTCCCCCTCATTCTCAGACAGCACACCTGGAGGAGGGAGTCTTCTCAACGGGCCCCACTCCTACACACAGGCATCTGAGGGCCTCAAG GCTCCTGAGCCTCTCAGTTCTCTGAAGGCGATGGCTGAGAGAGCAGCGCTGGGACAGGGCCTGGATGGAGAGATTCCAAACCTTCACCTGACAGACAGAGGTCGGAACG ACATCTTCTCTGGTTCATCTGCGGCGCCCGGCACACCTGCCGCCCCTCAGCCGTCCGTGTCGGAAGTCAGCATTCCCCCCTCGCTCGGGGTCTGTCCACTGGGCCCCACACCTCTCCCCAAAGACCAGCTGTACCAGCAGGCCATGCAGGAGTCCGCCTGGACACACATGCCACACCCCTCTGACTCTGAGAGGATCAG GCAATACTTGATGAGGAACCCGTGTCCCACCTTGCCCTTCCATCATCAAATACCACCGCACCACTCTGACTCCATAGAGTTTTACCAGAGACTGTCCACAGAAActctctttttcatcttctACTACCTGGAG GGCACCAAGGCTCAGTATTTGTCTGCCAAGGCTCTGAAGAAGCAGTCATGGAGGTTTCACACCAAGTACATGATGTGGTTCCAGAGGCACGAGGAGCCCAAGACGATCACTGACGAGTTTGAACAG GGCACTTACATTTACTTTGACTATGAGAAATGGGgccagaggaagaaggaggggtTCACCTTCGAGTACAGGTACCTCGAAGACAGAGACCTGCAGTGA
- the prpf31 gene encoding U4/U6 small nuclear ribonucleoprotein Prp31, protein MSLADELLADLEEAGDEGEDGLYPEGEEGESDGEATQGRTEGGLEDIPEEMEVDYSKAESVTSIAKLRNSKQFSEIIDKISAYIGKQRKNSEVSGPVEADPEYRLIVAANNLTVEIDNELNIIHKFTRDKYSKRFPELESLVPDSLDYIRTVKELGNNLEKCKNNETLQQILTNATIMVVSVTASTTQGSLLSEEELKQLEEACDMALELNQSKHRIYEYVESRMSFIAPNLSIIVGASTAAKIMGIAGGLTNLSKMPACNLMLLGAQRKTLSGFSSTSLLPHTGFIYHCDVVQSLPPDLRRKAARLVAAKCTLAARVDSFHESSDGKVGYDLKEEIERKFDKWQEPPPVKQVKPLPAPLDGQRKKRGGRRYRKMKERLGLTEIRKHANRMTFAEIEDDAYQEDLGFSLGQLGKSGSGRVRQAQVNEATKARISKSLQRTLQKQSMTYGGKSTVRDRSSGTSSSVAFTPLQGLEIVNPQAAEKKVAEANQKYFSNMAEFLKVKKEAKM, encoded by the exons ATGTCTCTGGCAGACGAGCTCCTGGCTGACCTGGAAGAGGCTGGAGATGAGGGGGAGGATGGGCTGTAtccagagggagaggagggggagagtgatggagaggcGACCCAgggaaggacagagggagggctGGAAGACATcccagaggagatggaggtggaCTACAGTAAAGCTGAGAGCGTTACATCCATCGCCAAGCTCCGCAACAGCAAGCAG TTTTCAGAGATCATCGACAAAATTTCAGCATATATTGGAAAGCAGCGAAAGAATTCAGAGG TCTCAGGTCCAGTTGAAGCTGACCCAGAATACAGACTGATCGTAGCAGCCAATAACCTCACAGTAGAGATTGACAATGAGCTCA ATATCATTCACAAGTTTACCAGGGATAAATATTCCAAGAGGTTTCCAGAGCTTGAGTCGCTGGTGCCAGATTCTTTAGATTACATTCGCACAGTGAAG GAACTGGGGAATAATCTGGAGAAATGCAAGAATAATGAAACTCTGCAGCAAATCCTCACCAATGCCACTATTATGGTTGTCAGTGTTACAGCCTCAACCACACAGGG GTCACTGCTGAGTGAGGAAGAACTAAAGCAACTGGAGGAGGCATGTGATATGGCTCTGGAGCTAAACCAGTCTAAACACAGGATTTATGAATATGTAGAGTCCAGAATGTCATTCATTGCCCCAAATCTGTCCATCATTGTTGGAGCATCAACAGCTGCAAAGATCATGG GTATTGCTGGCGGCCTCACTAATCTCTCAAAGATGCCGGCCTGTAACCTGATGCTTCTGGGAGCTCAGAGGAAAACCCTGTCCGGCTTCAGCAGCACATCACTGCTTCCCCACACTGGCTTCATCTACCACTGTGATGTTGTGCAGTCTCTACCACCT GACCTCAGGAGGAAAGCAGCTCGTCTGGTGGCTGCAAAGTGCACTCTGGCTGCCCGAGTGGACAGCTTCCATGAGAGTTCAGATGGCAAG GTTGGCTACGATCTGAAAgaagagatagagaggaagTTTGATAAATGGCAGGAGCCTCCACCAGTGAAGCAGGTCAAACCACTGCCGGCCCCACTGGatggacagaggaagaagagaggaggaaggag GTATCGAAAGATGAAGGAGCGTCTCGGGTTGACTGAGATCAGGAAACATGCCAACAGGATGACCTTTGCCGAG ATTGAAGATGATGCATATCAGGAGGATCTCGGCTTTAGTCTGGGTCAGCTGGGGAAGAGCGGCAGCGGGCGTGTCAGGCAGGCTCAGGTCAACGAGGCCACCAAGGCCAGAATCTCCAAATCGCTCCAG AGGACACTGCAGAAGCAGAGCATGACATATGGAGGAAAGTCAACAGTCAGAGATCGCTCCTCAGGAACCAGCTCCAGCGTAGCGTTCACTCCTCTACAG GGGCTGGAGATTGTGAACCCACAGGCCGCAGAGAAGAAGGTGGCTGAAGCAAACCAGAAATATTTCTCTAACATGGCAGAGTTCCTGAAAGTCAAGAAGGAAGCCaagatgtga
- the cnot3a gene encoding CCR4-NOT transcription complex subunit 3a isoform X2 has product MADKRKLQGEIDRCLKKVAEGVEQFEDIWQKLHNAANANQKEKYEADLKKEIKKLQRLRDQIKTWVASNEIKDKRQLVENRKLIETQMERFKVVERETKTKAYSKEGLGLAQKVDPAQREKEETGQWLTNTIDTLNMQVDQFESEVESLSVQTRKKKGDKEKQDRIDELKRLIERHRFHIRMLETILRMLDNDSVPVDAIQKIKDDVEYYIDSSQDPDFEENEFLYDDLDLEDIPAALVATSPSGQGNVEDEMYLHSSSTPTSTTSSSPIPPSPATCTAENSEDDKKRGRSTDSEVSQSPVKNGTPSLLSSFSSSTTSGSSSSSSLVSMASVVGGIPPVPTSSSLIGSFSSAVQQHQHQPAQQQQQSQPPNQPQQQQQQPPQTKPSVPSNNTPSPPSNPLLPASTAPSLLTPSTPSSSAPNSQSQPTSGPTPASSLGLGLGLGLSKGGMTGTSSANQMPGLGLGGHPTPLNTMAGLLSGSTPAPYAQAAASGGLGLSSTTQSSISVESSTSIPTSGSSGVTTNGAGTGLGLLGSSPAHSSLSGSILGLVPGQSVAPGASQVPPSSVSTTSGVVGMMGGNGGNVGVVGGVGVNAAPARPPSGLKQNGSTSYSAVVAESSTESALSTPSQSQSSQPSSLSSSTSQPMDNGPSLISSITLPPSSPSPSFSDSTPGGGSLLNGPHSYTQASEGLKAPEPLSSLKAMAERAALGQGLDGEIPNLHLTDRDIFSGSSAAPGTPAAPQPSVSEVSIPPSLGVCPLGPTPLPKDQLYQQAMQESAWTHMPHPSDSERIRQYLMRNPCPTLPFHHQIPPHHSDSIEFYQRLSTETLFFIFYYLEGTKAQYLSAKALKKQSWRFHTKYMMWFQRHEEPKTITDEFEQGTYIYFDYEKWGQRKKEGFTFEYRYLEDRDLQ; this is encoded by the exons ATGGCTGACAAGAGAAAACTTCAAG GTGAGATCGACAGATGTTTGAAAAAAGTAGCTGAAGGTGTAGAACAGTTTGAAGACATTTGGCAAAAG CTCCACAATGCAGCCAACGCAAACCAGAAGGAAAAATATGAGGCTGACCTCaagaaagagattaaaaaacTACAG CGATTGAGAGATCAGATAAAAACATGGGTGGCCTCAAACGAGATCAAAGACAAAAGGCAGCTAGTTGAGAACCGCAAACTTATAGAGACG CAAATGGAGCGGTTCAAGGTGGTGGAAcgtgaaacaaaaacaaaagcctaCTCTAAAGAAGGCTTGGGGCTCGCTCAGAAAGTGGATCCAGCtcagagggaaaaggaggaaacGGGACAGTGGCTAACA AATACGATAGACACTCTAAATATGCAGGTGGATCAGTTTGAAAGTGAGGTGGAATCTCTCTCAGTTCAGACAAGAAAGAAGAAGGGTGATAAGGAG AAACAAGACCGTATTGATGAGCTCAAGCGGTTGATTGAGAGGCATCGATTCCACATTCGTATGTTGGAGACCATTTTACGAATGCTGGACAATGACTCTGTGCCGGTGGATGCGATCCAGAAGATCAAGGATGATGTTGAGTACTACATTGATTCGTCCCAAGACCCGGACTTTGAGGAGAACGAGTTCCTGTATGATGACTTGGACCTGGAAGACATCC CTGCAGCATTAGTTGCAACTTCTCCGTCAGGTCAGGGCAACGTGGAAGATGAGATGTATCTCCACTCCAGCAGCACTCCCActtccaccacctcctcctcacccatccctccatccccgGCCACTTGCACTGCT GAGAACTCAGAGGACGATAAGAAAAGGGGACGATCGACAGACAGTGAAGTTAGTCAG TCTCCTGTGAAGAACGGCACCCCATCCTTGCTatcttccttctcttcctccaccacctctgggtcctcctcatcctcctccctcgTGTCCATGGCGAGTGTTGTTGGAGGCATTCCTCCGGTCCCCACGAGCAGCAGTCTAATAGGAAGTttcagcagtgcagtgcagcaacatcagcatcaacctgcacaacagcagcaacaatcTCAGCCACCAAAccaaccacaacagcaacagcagcagccacctCAAACAAAACCTTCTGTCCCCTCAAACAACACCCCCAGCCCGCCCAGCAACCCCCTACTCCCAGCCTCCACtgccccctctctcctcacaccCAGCACACCCAGTTCATCGGCTCCCAACTCTCAGTCTCAGCCCACATCTGGGCCCACCCCAGCATCCAGTTTGGGACTCGGGCTGGGGCTGGGATTGAGCAAAGGTGGCATGACGGGGACTAGCAGTGCCAATCAAATGCCTGGTTTAGGCCTGGGTGGCCACCCCACTCCTCTTAACACAATGGCAGGGCTCCTTTCGGGCTCCACACCTGCCCCTTACGCTCAGGCAGCAGCATCAGGAGGCTTGGGTTTGAGCAGCACCACGCAGTCCAGCATTTCAGTGGAGAGCAGCACTTCCATCCCCACCTCTGGCTCCAGTGGAGTCACTACCAACGGGGCGGGGACAGGGCTCGGTTTACTAGGTTCCAGCCCGGCTCACAGTTCTCTGAGCGGGAGTATTCTGGGTCTGGTTCCTGGGCAAAGCGTGGCCCCCGGTGCCTCGCAGGTGCCCCCGAGTTCTGTGAGCACTACCTCTGGTGTAGTTGGCATGATGGGAGGAAATGGAGGGAACGTCGGCGTGGTTGGAGGAGTAGGGGTGAATGCTGCTCCTGCAAGACCACCGAGTGGACTGAAGCAAAATGGAAGCACAA GTTACAGTGCTGTAGTAGCAGAGAGCTCCACAGAATCAGCTCTAAGCACACCGAGCCAGTCACAAAGCAGCCAACCCTCATCTCTCAGTTCCTCAACCAGTCAGCC TATGGACAATGGTCCCAGTTTAATCAGCTCCATCACCCTGCCTCCCAGCTCTCCGTCCCCCTCATTCTCAGACAGCACACCTGGAGGAGGGAGTCTTCTCAACGGGCCCCACTCCTACACACAGGCATCTGAGGGCCTCAAG GCTCCTGAGCCTCTCAGTTCTCTGAAGGCGATGGCTGAGAGAGCAGCGCTGGGACAGGGCCTGGATGGAGAGATTCCAAACCTTCACCTGACAGACAGAG ACATCTTCTCTGGTTCATCTGCGGCGCCCGGCACACCTGCCGCCCCTCAGCCGTCCGTGTCGGAAGTCAGCATTCCCCCCTCGCTCGGGGTCTGTCCACTGGGCCCCACACCTCTCCCCAAAGACCAGCTGTACCAGCAGGCCATGCAGGAGTCCGCCTGGACACACATGCCACACCCCTCTGACTCTGAGAGGATCAG GCAATACTTGATGAGGAACCCGTGTCCCACCTTGCCCTTCCATCATCAAATACCACCGCACCACTCTGACTCCATAGAGTTTTACCAGAGACTGTCCACAGAAActctctttttcatcttctACTACCTGGAG GGCACCAAGGCTCAGTATTTGTCTGCCAAGGCTCTGAAGAAGCAGTCATGGAGGTTTCACACCAAGTACATGATGTGGTTCCAGAGGCACGAGGAGCCCAAGACGATCACTGACGAGTTTGAACAG GGCACTTACATTTACTTTGACTATGAGAAATGGGgccagaggaagaaggaggggtTCACCTTCGAGTACAGGTACCTCGAAGACAGAGACCTGCAGTGA